One Kitasatospora sp. NBC_01266 genomic window carries:
- a CDS encoding acyl carrier protein, translated as MTTGPVTFDELATLMKGRAGLSVDPEEMASRPDTPFEQFGLDSLGLLGIVAELENRYAHTIGNEPELCKTPGDFLDLVNDQLTAGA; from the coding sequence ATGACCACCGGACCCGTGACCTTCGACGAACTCGCCACCCTGATGAAGGGGCGGGCGGGTCTGTCGGTCGATCCCGAGGAGATGGCGAGCCGGCCCGACACGCCCTTCGAGCAGTTCGGCCTCGACTCGCTCGGCCTGCTCGGCATCGTGGCCGAGCTGGAGAACCGCTACGCCCACACGATCGGCAACGAGCCCGAACTCTGCAAGACCCCGGGCGACTTCCTCGACCTCGTCAACGACCAACTCACCGCTGGAGCCTGA
- a CDS encoding beta-ketoacyl synthase N-terminal-like domain-containing protein, which yields MSGAEQQPGQRRAVLTGMGVVAPGGIGTDAFWKAVQQGSASLGPVSREGCTHLPLRVAGEVRGFDPAGLIEDRYLVQTDRFTHFAMAAAELALADAQLSTDPGAPFGIGVVTAAGSGGGEFGQGELQRLWGQGPHFVGPYQSIAWFYAASTGQISIRGGFQGPCGVLANDEAGGLDVFAHAARTIRHGTDAVVAGATEAPLAPYSVVCQLGYPELSLAEDPQRAYLPFTDEACGFSPAEGGAMFVVEEEAAARRRGARIRAEVAGHAATFTGTDGWERSRHGLARAIQGALDDAGCAAEEIDVVFADALGVPAADQAEALAIADALGPHAADVPVTAPKTGFGRAYSAASALDVAAAVLALEHGVVPPTPNITEVRHDLDLVTGHARRLPLRTALVLSRGLMGCNAALVLRRGADERP from the coding sequence ATGAGCGGCGCGGAGCAGCAGCCCGGGCAGCGGCGGGCGGTGCTCACCGGCATGGGCGTGGTGGCGCCGGGCGGCATCGGGACCGACGCCTTCTGGAAGGCGGTGCAGCAGGGGAGCGCCTCGCTCGGCCCGGTCTCCCGGGAGGGCTGCACCCACCTGCCGCTGCGGGTGGCCGGTGAGGTGCGCGGCTTCGACCCGGCCGGCCTGATCGAGGACCGCTACCTGGTCCAGACCGACCGGTTCACCCACTTCGCCATGGCCGCGGCCGAACTCGCGCTCGCCGACGCCCAGCTGAGCACCGACCCGGGTGCGCCGTTCGGCATCGGCGTGGTGACCGCGGCCGGCTCCGGTGGCGGCGAGTTCGGCCAGGGCGAGCTCCAGCGGCTGTGGGGCCAGGGGCCGCACTTCGTCGGGCCGTACCAGTCGATCGCCTGGTTCTACGCCGCCAGCACCGGCCAGATCTCGATCCGCGGCGGCTTCCAGGGACCGTGCGGCGTGCTGGCCAACGACGAGGCCGGCGGCCTGGACGTCTTCGCGCACGCCGCCCGGACCATCCGGCACGGCACCGACGCGGTGGTCGCGGGCGCCACCGAGGCGCCGCTCGCCCCCTACTCGGTGGTCTGCCAGCTCGGCTACCCGGAACTCAGCCTGGCCGAGGACCCGCAGCGGGCCTACCTCCCGTTCACCGACGAGGCCTGCGGCTTCTCGCCGGCCGAGGGCGGCGCGATGTTCGTCGTCGAGGAGGAGGCCGCCGCCCGCCGCCGCGGCGCCCGGATCCGGGCCGAGGTGGCCGGCCACGCCGCGACCTTCACCGGCACCGACGGCTGGGAGCGGTCCCGGCACGGCCTGGCCCGGGCGATCCAGGGCGCGCTGGACGACGCGGGCTGCGCCGCCGAGGAGATCGACGTGGTCTTCGCGGACGCGCTGGGCGTGCCGGCGGCGGACCAGGCCGAGGCGCTGGCGATCGCCGACGCGCTCGGCCCGCACGCCGCCGACGTCCCGGTGACGGCGCCCAAGACCGGCTTCGGCCGCGCCTACTCGGCCGCCTCGGCGCTGGACGTCGCCGCGGCGGTGCTCGCCCTGGAGCACGGCGTGGTGCCGCCGACGCCGAACATCACCGAGGTGCGCCACGACCTGGACCTGGTCACCGGCCACGCCCGCCGCCTCCCGCTGCGCACCGCCCTGGTGCTCAGCCGCGGCCTGATGGGCTGCAACGCGGCGCTGGTGCTGCGCCGCGGCGCCGACGAGCGGCCCTGA
- a CDS encoding beta-ketoacyl-[acyl-carrier-protein] synthase family protein, whose product MTRRVAVTGLGVVAPGGIGVPAFWELLTSGQTATRGITLFDPEGFRSRIAAECDFDALACGLEPDRVERADRYVQFALAAAGEAVRDSGLDLDRQDPWRVGVSLGSAVGGTTRLEHDYVAVSASGDRWDVDHRGAGPHLHRAFSPSALASEVAEEIGAHGPVQTVSTGCTSGLDAVGHAFHAIAEGKADIIVAGASDSPISPITVACFDAIKATSTRNDDPAHASRPFDADRDGFVLGEGAAVLLLEEFEHARARGARIYCEIRGFATFGNAYHMTGLTQEGREMSEAIDRALAQARLDPTAVDYVNAHGSGTKQNDRHETAAVKRSLGEHAYAVPMSSIKSMVGHSLGAIGAIELVACALALTHGVVPPTANYETPDAECDLDYVPRTARTARLRTVLSVGSGFGGFQSAVVLTQADGRAA is encoded by the coding sequence ATGACGCGCCGGGTGGCGGTCACCGGGCTGGGCGTGGTGGCTCCCGGCGGGATAGGCGTGCCGGCCTTCTGGGAGCTGCTCACCTCCGGGCAGACGGCGACCCGGGGCATCACGCTCTTCGACCCCGAGGGCTTCCGCTCGCGGATCGCCGCCGAGTGCGACTTCGACGCGCTGGCCTGCGGTCTGGAGCCGGACCGGGTCGAACGGGCCGACCGGTACGTGCAGTTCGCCTTGGCGGCGGCCGGTGAGGCGGTCCGTGACTCGGGGCTCGACCTCGACCGGCAGGACCCCTGGCGGGTCGGGGTCTCACTCGGCTCGGCCGTCGGCGGCACCACCCGCCTGGAGCACGACTACGTGGCGGTCAGCGCCTCCGGCGACCGCTGGGACGTGGACCACCGGGGTGCCGGACCGCACCTGCACCGGGCCTTCTCGCCCAGCGCGCTCGCCTCCGAGGTCGCCGAGGAGATCGGCGCGCACGGCCCCGTGCAGACCGTCTCCACCGGCTGCACCTCCGGTCTCGACGCGGTCGGACACGCCTTCCACGCCATCGCGGAGGGCAAAGCGGACATCATCGTGGCCGGCGCCTCCGACTCGCCGATCTCCCCGATCACGGTGGCCTGCTTCGACGCGATCAAGGCGACCTCGACCCGCAACGACGACCCCGCCCACGCCTCCCGCCCGTTCGACGCCGACCGGGACGGGTTCGTGCTGGGCGAGGGCGCCGCCGTGCTGCTGCTGGAGGAGTTCGAGCACGCCCGGGCCCGTGGCGCGCGGATCTACTGCGAGATCCGCGGCTTCGCCACTTTCGGCAACGCCTACCACATGACCGGGCTCACCCAGGAGGGCCGGGAGATGTCGGAGGCGATCGACCGGGCGCTGGCCCAGGCCCGCCTGGACCCCACCGCGGTGGACTACGTCAACGCGCACGGCTCGGGCACCAAGCAGAACGACCGGCACGAGACGGCGGCCGTCAAGCGCTCGCTGGGCGAGCACGCGTACGCCGTGCCGATGAGCTCGATCAAGTCGATGGTCGGCCACTCGCTGGGTGCCATCGGCGCGATCGAACTGGTCGCCTGCGCGCTGGCGCTCACCCACGGCGTGGTGCCGCCGACCGCGAACTACGAGACCCCGGACGCGGAGTGCGACCTCGACTACGTGCCGCGGACCGCCCGTACGGCCCGGCTGCGCACCGTGCTCTCGGTCGGCAGCGGCTTCGGCGGCTTCCAGTCCGCGGTGGTCCTCACCCAGGCCGACGGGAGGGCGGCATGA
- a CDS encoding cupin domain-containing protein, whose amino-acid sequence MTSQPVRIVHLDETQPNRRRGGDLRALLTPTSVGATSGFMGLAIVQPGERIGEHYHPYSEEFVFVVSGALEVDLDGVAHPLRPDQGLMIPREVRHRFRNVGRTEARMVFHLGPLAPRPELGHVDTEDTQAAEPTQDATGART is encoded by the coding sequence GTGACCAGTCAGCCCGTACGCATCGTGCACCTCGACGAGACCCAGCCCAACCGCCGCCGCGGCGGTGACCTGCGCGCCCTGCTCACCCCGACCAGCGTCGGCGCCACCAGCGGCTTCATGGGGCTGGCCATCGTCCAGCCCGGTGAGCGGATCGGGGAGCACTACCACCCGTACTCCGAGGAGTTCGTCTTCGTGGTCAGCGGCGCCCTGGAGGTGGACCTGGACGGGGTCGCCCACCCGCTGCGGCCCGACCAGGGCCTGATGATCCCGCGCGAGGTCCGGCACCGCTTCCGCAACGTCGGCCGTACCGAGGCCCGGATGGTCTTCCACCTCGGCCCGCTGGCCCCCCGCCCCGAACTCGGCCACGTCGACACCGAGGACACCCAGGCCGCCGAACCGACCCAGGACGCGACGGGGGCGAGGACATGA